Part of the Cryptococcus neoformans var. grubii H99 chromosome 2, complete sequence genome is shown below.
ATCTCGACGACTGAGGCTGTGAACACCGCTCAAACTTTGTCACAAAAGCGCTTCAAATCAATGGAACGTACTTTTGCCTATGAACACTCCTCTCAATAATCATGCAGAGAACGTTTTGGAAAAATGATAGAGCATATCATATATCTTACAGGTGTTCTGGCCTTATGGGTTGAGAATTTCTAGTAGAGGTATTTCTAACTCACGGCGAATTCTGAGGGCTTCCTCAAATCAAAGATCATCCATAGGATGTAAAACCAATCATAGTGTCCCTTCAAATCGTATACATGTGACAAAATAGGAAAACCGGTATCGATTACTTAAACTTGCTCCACCAACTCTGACTGTGACACAGGTCCAGCTTTCGCTTTCTCATTCTGGTCAATCGCAAGTGTACCCTGAGCAGCCTCCGCTGCAAACGTGGTATGGGGTTTCCAGCCCGCCGAGCGTCTGGGGCTCCCgcattcttccatcatcctaTCAACCTGTTCCAATGTGAGGCCCTTGGTCTCCCATACAAAGAGATAGGCGTAGATAAAGCAGAGAATACAGGTTGAACcccaaaggaaaaagactTTTGAACCGAGGTTCTAAGAAAATGTCAGCTTCAAGTGAAATCGTCTTGCCGAAAACACTCACCGCCTGGTCAGTTCCCACAAGATAAGGGGTAATTACGGCGATAATACAGTTCCATAGCCAGTTAGAGGCAGTGGAGAGACCAACTCCTCGAGCCCTAATAGGCAATGGGAAAATTTCACCGATAGAAACCCAAGCACCTGGACCCCAAGTTGacgcgaagaagaagacgtaAACGCAAATGAAGGAAATCTGCGCCTTAACGACTGTAGTGTCTCCAGGCTTGGCGACACCAATGATACCGACAATGAACTCGCAGATGAGCATACCGAGGGCACCATAGATAAGAAGGGGTCGTCGTCCAAATCGTTCGATAGTCCAGAAAGACACAGGTGTGGAGCAGACGTTAACTAAAGTGGTGATGAGAGAAATCAAGAAGGGGTTCGAGATAGTCCCAAGAtcattgaagaaggtggttCCAAAGTAGAAAATGAAGCTGGACATCACAGTCAGTAGATTATAAAGGACACAACGAAGGGCAAACTCACTTGACACCAGTCCATTGCTGCATCATTTGCATGGTAATACCGAGAAGGGTTCGACGAAGGTTAGACCCAGGGTTGCGAATACCACCAGTGAAACAGGCAGCCCAAGAGGAGAAGTAAGTCACATTGGGAGTAAGCTCCGTCTCGTACTCGTGGTTGGCTACAATTTCGGCGATTTCATCCTTGATGTAATCAGAGTCCATTGGTTGACCTCGGACTCGAGACAATGCCTTTCTGGCCTGTTCTACCTTGCCGGCTTTCACATACCAACGAGGTGACTCTGGAAGCAAAAAGAGACCACCACCGAGGATAAGGCTAAGTTGAAATCAGTATTGTTTTGGACGGAATGGAAAGGCACTTACGCCCAAGCAAACTGAATGGCGATAGGGATACGGTATGACCCGCTATCGGTACGGTTCTGAGTTGCGTAACATACacaagaagcaagaagaaggccaatAGTGATGCAGAACTGATAGCCCGAGACAATTGCACCTCGAACCTAAATTTCTTTTAGTCGGGTGTAATAAATTAAGTTTAATAATGAGCGTACCTTTCGAGGAGCGATCTCCGACATGTAGAGAATGATGATAGCTGAAATGAAACCGACACCAAACCCAGAGATGAGACGACCGGCCACCAGCTGCGGAATTGGTCAGGACCTCGAATACCAAGTACCTTACGAATTAACTCACCAAGCCAAGGCTGGTTGAAGCAGTTTGCAGACAGCAACCAACAATAAATACAATACAACCAGAAATGATAGTAATCCTTCGGCCGAAGTAATCGGCAAGGTCACCAGCGATGATCGCACCAAAGAAAGTTCCAGcagaaaggatggaagtgaTCAAAGACTTCTCCCAAGCTGGCAGAGTGAAGGCATCTTTGGTGGCTTGATCCGCATCGGGGCCAGGAATAGGAAGACCTGTCATCATGTTGATGAAGTAATTCATACCCAACACGCCGTTCATGTAACCGGAATCAAAACTATGGGCAAGGAGTCAGTTTCCGAGGTGAAAGAAATCAGATCATGACTTACCCGAAAAAGATACCACCGAAAGAGGCAAAGACACAGAGGAGATAAGCCTTGACAGTCACAGGAGCCTCCACCCGCTCGGGGCTGAGAGGCGCCGAGAGGACGCCAGCACCACCAGGCACTGATATCAGAGTTAGAGAGACTGTAGCAATGAATATAAGGGAAGCACCTACTGATGTTTGAGTGTTTAGTAGTAGTACGTGAAttaaaagaaggaaaataTGTTCTCCACTGAAGTACTTTTCACGGTATAGGAGATGAAAGTTGAGAAGGGTGGCAGTCGCAGATTAAATATGAGATAGTTGCTGAGGTGGGGATGGAATTACAGTGCATTGTTGGCCCCTTTTTATAGACGTGCGGAAGCGGAACTCAATTCATAAGACTGTACGAATTATGCCCATTGTACAATGTTTGATGGGAAAGAACAAGAGCTCGAAGGCAAAAGAACAACATGCGGAAAAAAGGGCGGAAAGGGCGATCGTGCCTAGAAAAAGGCCGAGAGCCAATGGGGCAACGTGGGGCAACGTTAGGGTTTTCTTGGG
Proteins encoded:
- a CDS encoding glucose transporter translates to MPGGAGVLSAPLSPERVEAPVTVKAYLLCVFASFGGIFFGFDSGYMNGVLGMNYFINMMTGLPIPGPDADQATKDAFTLPAWEKSLITSILSAGTFFGAIIAGDLADYFGRRITIISGCIVFIVGCCLQTASTSLGLLVAGRLISGFGVGFISAIIILYMSEIAPRKVRGAIVSGYQFCITIGLLLASCVCYATQNRTDSGSYRIPIAIQFAWALILGGGLFLLPESPRWYVKAGKVEQARKALSRVRGQPMDSDYIKDEIAEIVANHEYETELTPNVTYFSSWAACFTGGIRNPGSNLRRTLLGITMQMMQQWTGVNFIFYFGTTFFNDLGTISNPFLISLITTLVNVCSTPVSFWTIERFGRRPLLIYGALGMLICEFIVGIIGVAKPGDTTVVKAQISFICVYVFFFASTWGPGAWVSIGEIFPLPIRARGVGLSTASNWLWNCIIAVITPYLVGTDQANLGSKVFFLWGSTCILCFIYAYLFVWETKGLTLEQVDRMMEECGSPRRSAGWKPHTTFAAEAAQGTLAIDQNEKAKAGPVSQSELVEQV